The DNA segment CACAAATGACTGAAACACCAAAGAAATATATAAAAATGCCATAAATTTGCAAGATGGAAAAACCGAAATCAAAAGATCCGCTTCACGGAATGACGTTACAAAAAATTTTGGAACAATTGGTCGATTATTATGGATTCGATACTTTGTCGGAATTGATAAAAATCAAATGTTTTACCGATAA comes from the Flavobacterium limnophilum genome and includes:
- a CDS encoding VF530 family protein codes for the protein MEKPKSKDPLHGMTLQKILEQLVDYYGFDTLSELIKIKCFTDNPSIKSSLTFLRKTDWARKKVEELYIRTIPKLKV